The window AATTCGAAATCTTTACATACTATAAGGTCATCGTTGGCACCGAGAACCGTTGTACTTACTCAAGCTTACTACGTTGTCACGTGGATATGCGAATCGACGGCAACGTATACTCCTTCGCAATCATTACTGTAAGacttattgttttaatatcgtataaagaatataaatttttatttctgattaTTATGTGATGTCTAAgtaacaatatgaaaataaaaaaagaactacTAAATTTCAGTGAATCCAGCATTCAGCGTCTTTCAACCCTTAAGCTTGTCGATTCGCGAATTAATGTTGGACAGAGGCAGCATCGATCTCTCTCGCTGTTAGAGTTATTTATTCATAGCAGCGGCGCGAAACATGCTCATATTCTGATGGCTCAAACGAATATGGACCCAATGACTCTGATACCTTGGCATTACAGTATGCTGACCCATGTGACGCTTATCGCACAACTTGTGTATCCTTTAGCAACAATTTTcagataatttttgtatcaacagttttatatattaaggtttaaataattaaaaatttattgtttcttaatattttcttgaacGATGGAATTAGTTGGCCGATATCTGGAAACTTTATCTTCCCCGAATGGTTACTCTCCAGTTGCCAATTCCTGCTTGTTCAGGAATATGTGAGACTTTTGAATACATGGTGCGAGTGGAATAGCGCCTCTAGGAAATTTATATTGGCGGTTGCCTTACTAGAAATGGGAGAGATACAAAAGGCGTGTGATCACTTTCTTCGTGCTTCCAACGGGATATTAACCGACATGTTTTTAGTGGATGCCTTACTCAACTCTAACGTAACGTCAAGGAATAAAGATTTGGTTCATTATTACTTGAAAATTATCAAGTTGTTCGAGGAACACAATGCATCCGACTGTATCATAGAGATCGCCGAAACGGCAATAGCGACCGCCGACACGGACGATCCAAACTTGCCGACGCTTCATTCCATAATATTCGCGCAGCATTTGAGTCTGGGTCACCACACAGAAGCTTATCATTGCTTGAATGCAAATCCAGATCCTGTGCGCAGAGTTGACTGCCTGCGGCAGTTGGTCGTTACgttattcgaaaaaaaattattaatagatttaatttcttttcccTATGTCGATATGTATGAAGACCTCGAGAGAATAGTAGAAGGTAGAGCTAGAAGTGTCGACCTtatggaaaataattattataattttctgtacAGTTTCCATATCAATAAGCAAAATATGCGAAAAGGTGAGTTTTTAGttctataattaaacatatgtacatatattgctgttataaaattctattaaatttttatagccGCATCCATAATGTATGAACAAGCTATGCGTTTGAGTCAAGAACCTCATTCCGCACCGATAATATCGAAGCAGGCGCAATGTCTACTGGCGTGTATTAATGCTTTGCATCATGTGAACGAAAAGTACAGATGGATTGTAAGGCCTGTAATCGATCAGAGCAGTCCTGGCGACATAAATTCGTCGAAtccacagaaaaaaagaagtattgATGGAAAAGAGGTGTTACATTACAAGATAAAGAAACAAGTTGAAGTTCTCGAGTTGGATGATATCAAGAAAGAGTATTATATAGTAGAtgcaagattaaaaatatcgaaagTAAATTCGGAAATACATATAGTTGCACATACTGGTAAatgtttctaataataaactacataatttatttttataaggaaaaaatgaatagattttataaattaaaaattgaatttattttttttatatttttcagaacTGTCTGATCTTATCGTTACTTTATGTAGCACTGGTTTATACGCAACGGCATTACACTTATGTGATGAATTTAAAGTTAGTAAAGCCTCTGTACTCAAAAGTTTGACTTCTCAATGCATCAAATTAACCCAACATGAGGATTCAAACGCCTGGGACTGGCTAAtacaaaatgatatatttggTATGCatagttattataaatttgtaaaatgttactatggaatattttttagtcAAGGCGCTACTGACATTACATGTTTTTCTTTAGATATTGGAATATCTAACACAACTATTACAAACACCGCGTGGAGATTGTTGGAGTACTTTACATTGAAGCACGAAAATAGTGATAACTGCGAACTACATAGAGCTGTTgcacaaaaattactgcaaGATGGAGCTTTTCTGCCACAGTggttattaatatcatataaagTAAGAGAGTGAAACAATACAAAtagagtatttttatatttgaaaagtatattcacataaaaatattgcagaagCGAAACGCCTCGGAGCTTCTTCGTCTCATGCTAAATACCGGTCGATTAGTGGAAGCCAGCGACTTAGCGATAGATTATATTAATGCGGTATTAGGCAGTGGTAAGGAACATTTTGGTCTTGAAATGCCATTAGTAGCTACCGCGCCGCCCATTTGGTTACCGCTTAATACCATAGAAGTACTTTTGAATGAATTGGAGCATTTACGTAAAGACTCGGCTCATATAGaggtataataaatgtatatttttaaattgtatatatttttatattaacactACAATTCCTATGATATATACTGATTTATATTTCAGAGCTATGAGAGATTAAATTcaacattaaagaaatatcTGGAGACGGTAGAACGCGTTTCGGAAGACatgattaaaatgaaaataatgaacGAACAATCCTAGTAGTAAGTAacatattctatttatttaatatgttacaaaaattcttGTATAGCAGATTTGAACTTTCAGTTCAATGTacatatgaaaaaaagatgtatataatataacagttgatatatgtataattacttcatataaatgtattaagtaTAAACTGGATCGTGATTAAGTGACAATACAATTGTTAATATGATAATGGTAGTGAGCATTGTAGTAACAATCGCGGCTACCGTATGAGGACATCTCTTGAATAATACCTACAATTaaatggtaaaaattttaaattttaattgaacattccattaaaaaatgattattacaataaatgcaataaagtTGTTACCATTAGCAAAACGACCActgcaagaataaaaattgatccAACTGGTAGCAAGAAGGATGCGGTCCAATAATGTCTCATTTCAGGTtctataaaagagaaataactatattacctcaaaaaatttacagaaaaaaatttattatataaaaaacaaatatccttatacatttttatattctcacATCAGATGCTCACCTATACGCCAATTTGGattaaatctattataaaaGGCGTAAggtgattttattataatacttttatatttttcaattgcaGAATCAAGCAAACTTTTTGTATCTACAGTTCGCGTATCATCTCTCAACTGGTCTCCTGTGATGTACATACTTgtgtcaatttatattaatgcagTAACTGCAaacagtataaaaaaattatcacttattttttaattttgatttttttacgtCCATTAAACAGTGAGTTTTCCATTATGTAATAAGGGAATTTGTTTGCGTGGTGATTTAAAGTGCCAAGAAGATTGTAATATACTTTACACATCTTGTTAGAATACAGTTAATGGTAAGGATGCTTTGTTGAATGTTtagattttaatcttaaattattgttttttgttacatttcagtatttattattattcctacAGCTTTAGAAAAGCTGCAGATTGCATGTAATGAAGTTAGGTATAGACGTTATCATGTTCCCCCATTTGTATGTTGCAATTTCTGCAACCTTACCTCTTCTGTAATCTAACAATGTTTATTGTGTACAACATTCTCATTAAAGACTGTTCCTGATTTGCGTCATTCTGAATGATagcataacattattatacataagaaagtaataatttcttccatttttacattaaacttcaacatcaacaatttttttattgtttacctCGCATTTTAAGAACGATGATGTAACTCTATGATTATAACCGATATTTTTTACTtccaacttttatttaaatcctaTCATACTTGTCTAAAatagaaagtaaaatttattataaaaataaaatgagacaATCATCTGTGtaacttttagaaaaattgtgTTATCATGTAACCATAATATGTACgataaaatcatttataattatttattcaaatattacattagatttaatattttaaatgttaaatatttctatatgtttctaacATAAATCGTATGTGTGTAAATTTATTGCGTTACTAAcgataatttacaaaaaatgtgtgGCCACTTCTTAATGAGAAACTATTGCTAAATGATGCTAACAGAAATGTGAAACATTTAGGGTCAGTTGTTCCACTTCTTGGTAAATCCATCatcataaatatgtatctgtctttatatatttaagaaaaaaaaatgaagatggACACATGCCTACCTGATGGgtaagtttatcaagaagttaGAACAACTAATTCTAAATGCCTTTGATGACAAACTGGCAACAAAAGAaatctatatatttcataGCTGCTTCATATGAAATACTTCCTTTACAAGATGACACTACTCGATTTCtattgttcaattttttattatattaataatctcagtgcagattaactttaatctctaTTTAATttgctctttttcttttaatttttagaactataaaataacatgtaaGATGAACcaaaattaatctacattaGCAGAAATAGACTAGATCAGATAGGTGACTTGGATCAAACTCCAATTAGCTCATCAAGTAATGTCTGTACAATTTCACAatacatagaaatataattattaatttaatatacttagaaaaaaagattaaattaagaatgatagattttttacataatttaaataattcttgtgGAATGAATTACCCATTTTCGTGAGGATGCAATTGACTCCAATCTGTCGAGGATGTAttctcaaatataataattgtaggAAAACCAAATGCtctaattatatacattgcaAATTTCCTCTACTGTCAGCATATTTTCTAACGTATCTCAAGATACCTGATCCAGCCTACTGACTTTCTGATAACATTTGTACGCCGAAGCTGGTGATAAAGTGGCGCAATTGTATCGCGTGCTTACCTCGACGCAAGTGCATCCTCTCATGCAGAAGCTTTTTCCAATCATTGCTCACGAAGTAGACATCTCGTCGAATACATATACGTGCGTGCCTTGAATTGAAGACAAGAGGTGGAGAATCGACTAAGTCGGGATCGAAGTGATCAACGGCATACGGTTGGCGCACCCCAGCCGCCGCTGCGCGTATACCATAACATTTTGTTTGCG of the Monomorium pharaonis isolate MP-MQ-018 chromosome 11, ASM1337386v2, whole genome shotgun sequence genome contains:
- the LOC105830260 gene encoding uncharacterized protein LOC105830260 isoform X1 — its product is MYITGDQLRDDTRTVDTKSLLDSAIEKYKSIIIKSPYAFYNRFNPNWRIEPEMRHYWTASFLLPVGSIFILAVVVLLMVLFKRCPHTVAAIVTTMLTTIIILTIVLSLNHDPVYT
- the LOC105830260 gene encoding uncharacterized protein LOC105830260 isoform X3, with the protein product MEPEMRHYWTASFLLPVGSIFILAVVVLLMVLFKRCPHTVAAIVTTMLTTIIILTIVLSLNHDPVYT
- the LOC105830260 gene encoding uncharacterized protein LOC105830260 isoform X2, with translation MHLRREPEMRHYWTASFLLPVGSIFILAVVVLLMVLFKRCPHTVAAIVTTMLTTIIILTIVLSLNHDPVYT